The following are encoded together in the Pseudanabaena sp. FACHB-2040 genome:
- a CDS encoding ABC transporter permease: protein MDRYFRVLKLFWGTSVQAELEYRLNFLVAALSSLGSLAGSIFSLFLFYRTGYQFQGWSWYEALMVLGVFTWLQGVSATFLVPNLNKIVIQVQEGTLDFVLLKPISSQFWLSTRTVSPWGLPDLAFGLLIMLYSGTELGLSPTSYLLGIPPLIFGAVVLYSLWFILGATSIWFVKIYNVTEVLRGLLEAGRYPIVAYPAIYRIFFTFIIPVAFLTTVPAQTMLDRSSGPWLLGAALLAGALFQFSRWFWSFALRFYTSASS, encoded by the coding sequence ATGGATCGCTATTTCAGGGTACTAAAGCTTTTCTGGGGCACTTCTGTGCAGGCTGAGTTGGAGTACCGGCTCAACTTTTTGGTTGCCGCTCTGAGCAGCCTGGGCAGCTTAGCAGGCAGCATCTTTAGCCTGTTTCTGTTTTATCGCACGGGCTATCAGTTTCAGGGCTGGTCTTGGTATGAGGCGCTGATGGTGCTGGGGGTCTTCACCTGGCTGCAGGGCGTTTCTGCCACCTTTTTGGTGCCCAACCTCAACAAAATCGTCATTCAGGTGCAGGAAGGAACGCTGGACTTTGTGCTGCTCAAGCCGATTAGCTCCCAGTTCTGGCTTTCGACCCGCACCGTATCGCCTTGGGGCCTGCCCGATTTGGCCTTTGGCCTGCTGATCATGCTCTACTCCGGAACCGAGTTGGGGCTCAGCCCTACAAGCTACCTGCTGGGCATTCCTCCCCTGATCTTTGGAGCGGTAGTGCTCTACAGCCTGTGGTTCATACTGGGCGCAACCAGCATTTGGTTCGTCAAAATCTATAACGTCACCGAGGTTTTGCGGGGTCTGCTAGAGGCTGGCCGATATCCGATTGTGGCCTATCCGGCAATCTACCGAATTTTCTTCACGTTCATTATTCCAGTGGCCTTTCTCACGACTGTACCGGCTCAGACCATGCTCGATCGCAGCAGCGGTCCGTGGCTACTAGGAGCAGCCTTGCTCGCTGGTGCCCTGTTTCAGTTCTCCCGCTGGTTTTGGAGTTTTGCTCTGAGGTTCTACACCAGCGCCTCCAGCTAA